From one Leifsonia sp. Root1293 genomic stretch:
- a CDS encoding metal ABC transporter permease gives MGDILSSWFVEPFSLPFMARALGMLLALAVVAGVVGVIVNLRGLEFISDGLTHAVFPGIAIGFVAGGRDGLFLGAVVTAVLAAVVLTLLTRSGVASDAAIAIVLTGFFSVGVLVVSRQTDYAGQLDALLFGRLLTVTDADLWRTVALCAVALVAVLVTLPGQLYRAFDARGSEASGFRPLMNDLILTCSIALVVVAASSAVGNLLVLAVLVVPGAVGRLLTRRLWLLFPLGALVTALAAWIGLGIGFGVSVDDGISLPAGATVVVTLVCLYAIVLVGRLAVDRVAGVRGARDARNATVGADADRATIPGSIEVNA, from the coding sequence ATGGGCGACATCCTCTCCTCCTGGTTCGTGGAGCCGTTCTCCCTCCCGTTCATGGCGCGCGCCCTCGGCATGCTGCTGGCGCTGGCGGTCGTGGCTGGCGTCGTCGGCGTGATCGTGAACCTGCGCGGCCTCGAGTTCATCAGCGACGGCCTGACCCACGCCGTGTTCCCCGGCATCGCGATCGGCTTCGTCGCGGGCGGCCGTGACGGGCTCTTCCTCGGGGCCGTGGTCACTGCGGTGCTCGCCGCCGTCGTCCTCACCCTGCTCACGCGCAGCGGGGTCGCCTCCGATGCCGCCATCGCCATCGTGCTCACCGGCTTCTTCTCCGTCGGCGTGCTGGTGGTCTCGCGCCAGACCGACTACGCCGGCCAGCTCGACGCCCTGCTGTTCGGGCGCCTGCTGACCGTGACGGATGCCGATCTCTGGCGCACCGTCGCCCTCTGCGCCGTCGCCCTCGTCGCCGTGCTGGTCACGCTGCCCGGCCAGCTGTACCGCGCCTTCGATGCGCGGGGGAGCGAGGCGTCGGGATTCCGTCCGCTCATGAACGACTTGATCCTCACCTGCTCGATCGCGCTCGTCGTCGTGGCGGCATCGAGTGCCGTCGGAAACCTGCTGGTGCTCGCAGTGCTCGTCGTTCCCGGAGCCGTCGGGCGCCTGCTCACACGCCGGCTCTGGCTGCTGTTCCCCCTCGGCGCCCTCGTGACGGCGCTCGCCGCCTGGATCGGGCTGGGCATCGGCTTCGGCGTCTCGGTCGACGACGGGATCAGCCTGCCGGCGGGCGCCACAGTCGTCGTGACCCTCGTGTGCCTCTACGCCATCGTGCTCGTCGGCAGACTCGCGGTCGACAGGGTGGCAGGGGTGCGGGGCGCGCGCGATGCGCGCAACGCCACCGTGGGCGCCGACGCCGACCGCGCCACCATTCCCGGGTCCATCGAGGTGAACGCCTGA
- a CDS encoding metal ABC transporter ATP-binding protein produces MTDVTSDAVMAGGVADASAPVLSLRDAAFSYGGAPAIHGVSVDVHAGEAVALIGPNGSGKSTLLKGLLGLIPVTAGRFEAFGAARSGLTGRQADAAARLSRRDIGYLPQSDELDPEFPISLEQVVMMGRYRALGFFRWPGRADRAAVAEALATVGLSHRAKARFGELSGGQQQRGLLARALASGPRLLLLDEPFNGLDQANRDALVETLLLLKTRGVAMIVSTHDLELAREVCDIVLLLNAEQVACGRTADVLTLPNVQAAFGEVGVEVDEHTLVVPGHEGH; encoded by the coding sequence ATGACCGATGTGACGAGCGATGCCGTGATGGCCGGGGGAGTGGCGGATGCGTCAGCTCCCGTGCTGTCGTTGCGCGACGCCGCGTTCTCCTACGGAGGGGCGCCGGCGATCCACGGCGTCAGCGTCGACGTGCACGCGGGGGAGGCCGTCGCGCTCATCGGCCCGAACGGCTCGGGCAAGTCCACGCTGCTCAAAGGACTGCTCGGGCTGATCCCGGTGACGGCAGGACGCTTCGAGGCGTTCGGTGCCGCCCGCAGCGGATTGACCGGCAGGCAGGCGGATGCCGCTGCCCGTCTCTCGCGCCGCGACATCGGCTATCTTCCGCAGAGCGACGAGCTCGACCCCGAGTTCCCGATCTCGCTCGAGCAGGTCGTGATGATGGGCCGCTACCGCGCTCTCGGCTTCTTCCGCTGGCCCGGCCGCGCCGATCGGGCGGCCGTGGCCGAAGCGCTCGCCACGGTGGGGTTGTCGCACCGGGCGAAGGCGCGATTCGGAGAGTTGTCCGGCGGACAGCAGCAGCGGGGGCTCCTCGCCCGCGCTCTCGCATCCGGACCCCGTCTCCTCCTGCTCGACGAGCCGTTCAACGGCCTCGACCAGGCCAACCGCGATGCGCTCGTCGAGACCCTTCTCCTGTTGAAGACGCGCGGCGTCGCCATGATCGTCTCCACCCACGACCTCGAACTCGCCCGTGAGGTCTGCGACATCGTCCTTCTGCTGAACGCCGAGCAGGTGGCCTGCGGGCGCACCGCCGACGTGCTCACCCTGCCCAACGTGCAGGCGGCGTTCGGCGAGGTGGGCGTCGAGGTCGACGAGCACACCCTCGTCGTCCCCGGCCACGAAGGCCACTGA
- a CDS encoding metal ABC transporter substrate-binding protein, translated as MKRRIRLTAALATAIGATLLLAGCIGDDNGVGGVGAQLGTLKVVATTTQVADFTREVAGDGASVTQLIQPNQSAHSYDPSAADLMALSRADVLVQNGAGLEEWLDDAVEASGFSGVTVDASTGIELDETDSDADSDHADETEAEHADEADDHGHDHAAGNPHIWTDPKNAEQMVETITTALSTSYPAKAADFRTNADAYIAKLTALDDWSRTNIDTVPEARRLFVSNHDAFSYFVDAYDIDYVGSVIPSFDDSAEPSAAEIDELVADIKATGTKAVFSETSLSPKTANTIAKEAGVEVYSGDDALYGDSLGPADSDGATYIAAQLHNVRMLLQSWGVTPTALPASLQE; from the coding sequence GTGAAGAGACGCATCAGACTGACGGCGGCCCTTGCTACGGCGATCGGCGCAACGCTCCTGCTCGCCGGCTGCATCGGCGATGACAACGGCGTCGGCGGTGTCGGCGCCCAGCTCGGAACGCTCAAGGTGGTGGCAACGACCACCCAGGTGGCCGACTTCACGCGAGAGGTGGCGGGGGATGGGGCATCCGTGACCCAGCTCATCCAGCCCAACCAGAGCGCGCACAGCTACGACCCGTCGGCAGCCGACCTGATGGCGCTGTCGAGGGCAGACGTGCTCGTGCAGAACGGCGCCGGTCTCGAGGAATGGCTCGATGACGCCGTCGAGGCGTCGGGCTTCAGCGGCGTCACCGTCGATGCGAGCACCGGAATCGAGCTCGACGAGACCGACTCGGATGCCGACTCCGACCACGCCGACGAAACCGAGGCCGAGCACGCCGACGAGGCCGACGACCACGGGCATGACCATGCCGCAGGCAACCCGCACATCTGGACCGACCCGAAGAACGCCGAGCAGATGGTGGAGACCATCACGACAGCCCTCAGCACCTCGTACCCGGCGAAGGCGGCAGACTTCCGCACGAACGCCGACGCTTACATCGCGAAGCTGACCGCCCTCGACGACTGGTCGCGCACCAACATCGACACGGTGCCCGAGGCTCGGCGCCTCTTCGTGAGCAACCACGATGCCTTCAGCTACTTCGTCGATGCCTACGACATCGACTATGTGGGAAGCGTCATCCCGAGCTTCGACGACAGCGCCGAGCCCAGCGCAGCCGAGATCGACGAGCTCGTCGCCGACATCAAGGCCACAGGCACGAAGGCGGTCTTCTCCGAGACGTCGCTCTCGCCCAAGACGGCGAACACGATCGCGAAGGAGGCGGGCGTCGAGGTGTACTCGGGTGACGACGCCCTCTACGGCGACTCGCTCGGCCCGGCCGACAGTGACGGGGCGACGTACATCGCCGCGCAGCTGCACAACGTGCGCATGCTCCTGCAGTCGTGGGGCGTGACGCCCACCGCCCTTCCGGCATCCTTGCAAGAATGA
- a CDS encoding FKBP-type peptidyl-prolyl cis-trans isomerase yields the protein MRRRTAPVLASFAAVALVATLAACSNDSPTPSSSTAAAAADVDVCATPSGKASDAVKVSTDLAAEPTATFEKGLSSSETERSVVVKGKGDELAAGGSASVAYVVFNGTTGERIDAAGYGGGEVPTFTASVDSLMAGLAKSIGCVTEGSRVVSVIPPADAFGTTGNSDLKIAADDSLVVVVDVKDVVPSKAWGADQPAPEGLPTVKLADDGTPTVTLPEGDAPTELKIGVLKKGDGEVVADDATVTVQYQGTKWSDGSVFDQSWGRGASSFALSGVVPGFAQAIAGQTVGSQVIVVIPPALGYGEKSDSNTAELAGETLVFVIDILATS from the coding sequence ATGCGTCGTCGCACTGCGCCCGTTCTCGCCTCATTCGCCGCCGTGGCGCTCGTCGCCACCCTTGCGGCGTGCTCGAACGATTCGCCGACACCGTCGTCGTCGACAGCCGCTGCTGCCGCCGACGTCGACGTCTGCGCGACTCCGTCCGGGAAGGCATCCGACGCGGTGAAGGTCTCGACCGACCTCGCCGCCGAGCCCACGGCCACCTTCGAGAAGGGGCTCAGCTCCTCCGAGACCGAGCGCTCGGTCGTCGTGAAGGGCAAGGGCGATGAGCTCGCGGCCGGCGGCAGCGCATCCGTCGCCTATGTCGTGTTCAACGGCACCACCGGCGAGCGCATCGACGCAGCCGGATACGGCGGGGGAGAGGTTCCCACGTTCACCGCCAGCGTCGACTCCCTCATGGCCGGCCTCGCCAAGTCCATCGGATGCGTCACCGAGGGCTCGCGCGTCGTGTCCGTGATCCCGCCGGCCGACGCCTTCGGCACCACGGGCAACTCCGACCTGAAGATCGCGGCCGACGACTCGCTCGTCGTCGTGGTCGACGTGAAGGACGTCGTGCCCAGCAAGGCGTGGGGCGCCGACCAGCCCGCTCCCGAGGGACTCCCGACGGTGAAGCTCGCCGACGACGGCACGCCGACCGTGACCCTGCCCGAGGGTGACGCGCCCACCGAGCTGAAGATCGGCGTGCTCAAGAAGGGCGACGGCGAGGTCGTCGCGGATGACGCCACCGTCACCGTGCAGTACCAGGGCACCAAGTGGTCCGACGGCTCGGTCTTCGATCAGAGTTGGGGCCGCGGCGCCAGCTCGTTCGCCCTCTCCGGAGTGGTTCCCGGCTTCGCCCAGGCCATCGCCGGCCAGACCGTCGGCTCGCAGGTCATCGTCGTCATCCCGCCGGCACTCGGCTACGGCGAGAAGAGCGACAGCAATACGGCGGAGCTCGCCGGCGAGACGCTCGTCTTCGTGATCGACATCCTCGCGACGAGCTGA
- a CDS encoding dihydrolipoamide acetyltransferase family protein: MSDLTFRLPDVGEGLTEAEIVQWRVSPGDTVAVNDVLVEIETAKSLVELPSPYAGVVGALLVGEGQTVDVGTAIITVASDAAGDAATAPAASAAAPAATPVEAVTGYTLPSEAAASEAEKPEPMLVGHGSSAGGGTRRRRTRTAPTPHEHLAPAPVHQTTAAPLERPLPAASVGPVLAKPPIRKLAKDLGVDLSIVTPTGPVGDVTRDDVIREASQVSVFRNIQTPEWPETREERIPVKGVRKMIAQTMVKSAYSAPHVSLFVDVDATRTMEYVKRLKAGTDYAGIRISPLLVMAKAIIWAVRRNPTVNAQWTDEEIIVKHYVNLGIAAATPRGLIVPNVKDAQAMSMVQLASALEQLTITAREGKTSPAQMAGGTITITNIGVFGMDTGTPILNSDEVGIVALGTIKPKPWVVDGEVRVRQVTTIGASFDHRVVDGDVASRFLADVASIIEEPALLLE, translated from the coding sequence ATGAGCGACCTGACCTTCCGCCTGCCGGACGTCGGTGAAGGACTGACCGAGGCCGAGATCGTGCAGTGGCGCGTCTCCCCCGGCGACACCGTTGCCGTGAACGACGTGCTCGTCGAGATCGAGACCGCCAAGTCCCTCGTCGAACTGCCTTCGCCGTATGCGGGCGTCGTCGGAGCGCTGCTCGTGGGCGAGGGCCAGACAGTCGACGTCGGCACCGCCATCATCACGGTGGCCTCGGATGCCGCCGGCGACGCCGCGACAGCGCCCGCCGCATCCGCCGCTGCACCTGCCGCGACACCGGTCGAGGCGGTTACCGGCTACACCCTTCCCTCGGAGGCCGCAGCGTCCGAGGCCGAGAAGCCCGAACCGATGCTCGTCGGCCACGGCAGCTCGGCGGGCGGCGGCACCCGCCGTCGGCGCACGCGTACGGCCCCGACGCCCCATGAGCACCTGGCGCCGGCGCCCGTCCACCAGACGACAGCGGCGCCGCTCGAGCGGCCCCTGCCTGCGGCATCCGTCGGCCCGGTGCTGGCGAAGCCGCCCATCCGCAAACTCGCGAAGGACCTCGGCGTCGACCTCTCGATCGTCACGCCCACGGGTCCGGTGGGCGATGTGACGCGCGACGACGTGATCCGCGAGGCCAGCCAGGTGAGCGTGTTCCGCAACATCCAGACGCCGGAGTGGCCCGAGACCCGCGAGGAGCGCATCCCGGTCAAGGGCGTGCGCAAGATGATCGCGCAGACCATGGTCAAGAGTGCATACAGTGCACCTCACGTGAGCTTGTTCGTCGACGTCGACGCCACCCGCACCATGGAGTACGTGAAGCGGCTGAAGGCCGGCACCGACTACGCCGGCATCCGCATCTCCCCCCTGCTCGTCATGGCGAAGGCGATCATCTGGGCCGTGCGTCGCAACCCGACGGTGAACGCGCAGTGGACCGACGAGGAGATCATCGTCAAGCACTACGTGAACCTCGGCATCGCAGCAGCGACGCCGCGCGGCCTCATCGTTCCGAACGTCAAGGACGCTCAGGCGATGAGCATGGTGCAGCTGGCCTCGGCCCTCGAGCAGCTCACCATCACGGCCCGCGAGGGCAAGACCAGCCCGGCGCAGATGGCCGGCGGCACCATCACCATCACGAACATCGGCGTCTTCGGGATGGACACGGGAACGCCGATCCTCAACTCCGACGAGGTCGGCATCGTGGCCCTCGGCACCATCAAGCCCAAGCCGTGGGTCGTCGACGGCGAGGTGCGCGTGCGCCAGGTGACCACGATCGGTGCGTCGTTCGACCACCGGGTCGTCGACGGCGACGTCGCCAGTCGCTTCCTCGCCGACGTGGCGTCGATCATCGAGGAGCCGGCGCTGCTGCTGGAGTAG
- a CDS encoding alpha-ketoacid dehydrogenase subunit beta: MTDTDTRPAASATESAARRSGTENLPLGKAITAGLRQAMLDDPKVLMMGEDIGPLGGVFRVTEGLIQEFGDKRVLDTPLAESGIVGTAIGLAMRGYRPVIEIQFDGFIFPAFDQITTQLARMRNRHEGGVIMPVVIRVPYGGHIGSIEHHQESPEAYFAHTPGLRVVSPSTPNDAYWMIQQAIRSDDPVLFFEPKSRYWPKGPVDFDSEPAPLHATRVVRQGSAVTVVGHGAMVTTLLEAADIAAEEGTSLEVIDIRSISPLDYGPILSSVEKTGRLIVAQEASGFVSVGSEIAATVAERAFYLLQAPVLRVSSYDTPFPPAAVETQFLPSPDRVLEAVDRALAY, translated from the coding sequence ATGACCGACACAGACACCAGGCCGGCGGCATCCGCAACTGAGTCGGCCGCTCGCCGCTCCGGCACCGAGAACCTGCCGCTCGGCAAGGCCATCACGGCCGGCCTCCGCCAGGCGATGCTCGACGACCCCAAGGTGCTCATGATGGGCGAGGACATCGGCCCGCTCGGCGGCGTCTTCAGGGTGACCGAGGGCCTGATCCAGGAGTTCGGCGACAAGCGGGTGCTCGACACCCCCCTCGCGGAGTCCGGCATCGTCGGCACCGCCATCGGCCTCGCCATGCGCGGCTACAGGCCGGTCATCGAGATCCAGTTCGACGGATTCATCTTCCCGGCCTTCGACCAGATCACCACCCAGCTCGCGCGCATGCGCAATCGGCACGAGGGCGGCGTGATCATGCCCGTCGTCATCAGAGTGCCCTACGGCGGACACATCGGCTCGATCGAACACCACCAGGAGAGTCCGGAGGCGTACTTCGCGCACACCCCGGGGCTGCGCGTGGTGAGCCCGTCGACACCGAACGACGCGTACTGGATGATCCAGCAGGCCATCCGGAGCGACGACCCGGTGCTGTTCTTCGAACCGAAGAGCCGCTACTGGCCGAAGGGCCCCGTCGACTTCGACAGCGAGCCCGCTCCCCTGCACGCGACGCGTGTCGTGCGACAGGGATCGGCCGTGACCGTCGTCGGTCACGGCGCGATGGTCACGACGCTCCTCGAGGCGGCCGACATCGCCGCCGAGGAGGGAACGAGCCTCGAGGTCATCGACATCCGCTCGATCTCACCGCTCGACTACGGCCCCATCCTCTCCTCGGTCGAGAAGACCGGGCGCCTCATCGTGGCTCAGGAGGCGTCGGGATTCGTGAGCGTCGGATCCGAGATCGCCGCCACGGTCGCCGAGCGCGCCTTCTACCTGCTGCAGGCGCCCGTGCTGCGGGTCTCCAGCTACGACACCCCGTTCCCGCCGGCCGCCGTCGAGACGCAGTTCCTGCCGAGCCCCGACCGGGTGCTCGAGGCCGTCGACCGCGCCCTGGCGTACTGA
- a CDS encoding thiamine pyrophosphate-dependent enzyme: MAANSNDFSVPTVQLLAPDGTFAPTEAAEEFVPYFERLTDADHERFYREMVVIRRFDREAANLQRQGQLALWVPSHGQEAAQVGSAFATRPQDHIFPSYREHVVGKIRGLDVVDVLRMLKGLTLGGWVPEENGNFHLYTLVLASQTLHATGYAMGMQFDGATATGDPERDEAVIVYFGDGASSQGDANEALVFAASYQTPQVFFLQNNGWAISVPASRQSRTPFALRGHGFGMRSNRVDGNDVFASYAVTAKHLDDARAGHGPALIEAMTYRVGAHTTADDPTKYRLDADLADWVAKDPIVRLKAYLEKRGVAQAFLDDVEQEAADFASDARKRALEVVAPDQDVIFDNVYAEANASLVEERAWFEAYEASFEEAQS; encoded by the coding sequence ATGGCAGCCAACTCGAACGACTTCAGCGTGCCGACTGTGCAGCTGCTCGCGCCGGATGGAACCTTCGCCCCCACCGAGGCGGCCGAGGAGTTCGTGCCCTACTTCGAACGCCTGACCGACGCCGACCACGAACGCTTCTACCGCGAGATGGTCGTCATCCGCCGCTTCGACCGCGAGGCGGCGAACCTGCAGCGCCAGGGTCAGCTCGCCCTCTGGGTTCCGAGCCACGGCCAGGAGGCCGCCCAGGTGGGGTCGGCATTCGCCACCCGCCCGCAGGACCACATCTTCCCGTCGTACCGCGAGCACGTCGTGGGCAAGATCCGCGGTCTCGACGTCGTCGACGTGCTGCGGATGCTCAAGGGACTCACCCTCGGAGGCTGGGTTCCCGAGGAGAACGGAAACTTCCACCTCTATACCCTCGTGCTCGCATCGCAGACGCTGCACGCCACCGGCTACGCCATGGGGATGCAGTTCGACGGCGCCACCGCCACGGGCGATCCCGAGCGCGATGAGGCCGTGATCGTCTACTTCGGCGACGGCGCATCATCGCAGGGCGACGCCAACGAGGCCCTCGTCTTCGCAGCGAGCTACCAGACCCCGCAGGTGTTCTTCCTGCAGAACAACGGCTGGGCCATCTCCGTGCCCGCCAGTCGGCAGTCGCGTACGCCGTTCGCTCTCCGCGGCCACGGCTTCGGGATGCGGTCCAACCGCGTCGACGGCAACGACGTGTTCGCCAGCTACGCCGTCACGGCCAAGCACCTCGACGACGCTCGTGCCGGTCACGGACCCGCTCTCATCGAGGCGATGACCTACAGGGTCGGAGCGCACACGACGGCCGACGACCCGACCAAGTACAGGCTCGACGCCGACCTCGCCGACTGGGTCGCCAAGGATCCCATCGTGCGACTGAAGGCGTACCTCGAGAAGCGCGGCGTCGCCCAGGCCTTCCTCGACGACGTCGAGCAGGAGGCGGCCGACTTCGCCTCCGATGCCCGCAAGCGCGCACTCGAGGTGGTCGCCCCCGACCAGGACGTCATCTTCGACAACGTCTACGCCGAGGCGAACGCCTCTCTCGTCGAGGAGCGCGCCTGGTTCGAAGCGTACGAGGCATCCTTCGAGGAGGCGCAGTCATGA
- a CDS encoding histidinol-phosphate transaminase — translation MPPAESAVSRLDCVTAATPPSNAAPSAGIRLRPEIAALPAYRQGRAAAPDGFKLSSNENPYDPLPGVAEAVAAASDFNRYPDASALALREKLAERFGRTADEVHIGAGSVALLSQLILATSGSGDEVVYSWRSFEAYPGLVTVAGATSVQVPNRADHSHDLVAMAAAVTDATRLVIVCSPNNPTGTIVSAEEFSAFLADVPDDVLVVLDEAYAEFVTEPRAVDGVPLLARHQNLVVLRTFSKAYGLAGLRVGYALGPVAVLDAARATAIPLSVTGQASAAAIASLDAEDELLERVRHIIARRDAVYDGLREQGWDAPKPSGNFIWLPTGEHTAAAAERLYDAGLVVRAFAPEGIRVSIGEEESVEKLLQISEEIVRSLPEGHSARRIA, via the coding sequence ATGCCCCCAGCGGAATCGGCCGTGTCTAGACTCGACTGCGTGACCGCTGCAACGCCCCCCTCGAACGCCGCGCCGTCCGCCGGCATCCGCCTGCGTCCGGAGATCGCCGCACTACCCGCCTACAGGCAGGGCCGAGCCGCTGCACCCGACGGCTTCAAGCTGTCGAGCAACGAGAACCCGTACGACCCGCTGCCCGGCGTCGCCGAGGCGGTTGCCGCGGCCTCCGACTTCAACCGCTACCCCGATGCCAGTGCTCTCGCCCTGCGCGAGAAGCTCGCCGAGCGTTTCGGTCGCACGGCCGACGAGGTGCACATCGGTGCCGGATCGGTGGCTCTGCTCTCCCAGCTCATCCTCGCGACGTCGGGTTCTGGCGACGAGGTGGTCTACTCCTGGCGGTCGTTCGAGGCCTACCCGGGTCTCGTCACGGTCGCCGGGGCCACGAGCGTTCAGGTTCCGAACCGCGCCGACCACTCCCACGACCTGGTCGCGATGGCCGCAGCCGTGACGGATGCCACCAGGCTCGTGATCGTCTGCTCCCCCAACAACCCCACGGGGACGATCGTCTCGGCCGAGGAGTTCTCGGCGTTCCTGGCCGACGTCCCGGACGACGTGCTCGTCGTGCTCGATGAGGCCTATGCCGAGTTCGTCACCGAACCGCGCGCCGTGGACGGCGTGCCCCTTTTGGCGCGTCACCAGAACCTCGTGGTCCTCCGCACGTTCTCGAAGGCCTACGGCCTGGCCGGGCTGCGGGTGGGCTACGCGCTCGGTCCCGTCGCCGTGCTCGATGCGGCACGCGCCACCGCGATCCCGTTGTCGGTCACCGGGCAGGCCTCGGCTGCAGCGATCGCGTCGCTCGATGCCGAGGACGAACTGTTGGAGCGGGTGCGCCACATCATCGCCCGACGTGACGCCGTCTACGACGGCCTGCGCGAGCAGGGCTGGGACGCCCCGAAGCCTTCCGGCAACTTCATCTGGTTGCCGACCGGCGAGCACACGGCCGCGGCGGCGGAACGGCTCTACGACGCCGGGCTCGTGGTGCGGGCGTTCGCACCCGAAGGCATCAGGGTGTCGATCGGAGAGGAAGAATCGGTGGAGAAACTCCTACAGATCTCCGAAGAGATTGTGCGCTCTCTACCAGAAGGGCACTCCGCACGGCGGATAGCGTAG
- a CDS encoding phage holin family protein → MAFLLRLIVNALALWLTTLIVYGGVHMTPYEDTPVGTVLTYLIIALIFGLVNGIIGTAIRIVAFPLYILTLGLISLVVNALLLLLVSWISGLMGFGLTVDNFWWAVLGALVLSIIASILGIFIRPRHAD, encoded by the coding sequence ATGGCATTCCTCCTTCGACTCATCGTCAACGCTCTGGCCCTCTGGCTGACCACGCTGATCGTCTACGGCGGCGTCCACATGACGCCCTACGAAGACACGCCTGTCGGAACCGTGCTCACCTACCTGATCATCGCGCTGATCTTCGGCCTCGTGAACGGCATCATCGGCACGGCCATCCGCATCGTGGCGTTCCCGCTCTACATCCTCACGCTCGGCCTGATCTCGCTCGTCGTCAACGCCCTGCTCCTGCTGCTCGTCTCCTGGATCAGTGGCCTCATGGGCTTCGGTCTCACTGTCGACAACTTCTGGTGGGCCGTGCTCGGAGCGCTCGTGCTCTCGATCATCGCCAGCATCCTGGGCATCTTCATCCGCCCGCGTCACGCGGACTGA
- a CDS encoding low molecular weight protein-tyrosine-phosphatase, with protein sequence MPAGPTDDPTPFRISFVCTGNICRSPMAEVAMREQVARAGLTAQIQVSSAGTGDWHVGEQADERTIEALNEHGLDGSLHRARQFDPLAFDDYDLIVVFDGSQERILRNWAQNDDQRDKVRMLLSFDPEQAALRDVPDPYYSDRVMFDAVLVMIERATAALFRQLAPALRHRG encoded by the coding sequence ATGCCCGCTGGACCCACGGACGACCCGACTCCGTTCCGCATCTCGTTCGTGTGCACCGGCAACATCTGCCGCTCGCCCATGGCCGAGGTCGCCATGCGCGAACAGGTGGCGCGCGCCGGCCTCACCGCCCAGATCCAGGTGTCGTCGGCCGGCACCGGCGACTGGCACGTCGGCGAGCAGGCGGACGAGCGCACCATCGAAGCGCTGAACGAACACGGTCTCGACGGTTCACTCCACCGCGCGCGGCAGTTCGATCCTCTGGCCTTCGACGACTACGACCTGATCGTGGTGTTCGACGGGTCGCAGGAGAGGATCCTCCGCAACTGGGCCCAGAACGACGACCAGCGCGACAAGGTGCGCATGCTGCTGAGCTTCGATCCGGAGCAGGCGGCCCTGCGCGACGTTCCAGACCCCTACTACTCCGACCGCGTCATGTTCGACGCCGTGCTCGTGATGATCGAGCGCGCGACCGCCGCACTGTTCCGGCAATTGGCGCCCGCCCTGCGGCACCGCGGCTGA
- a CDS encoding aminoglycoside phosphotransferase family protein has product MPDAPDADIVVDPHLVERLVRSQRPDLVGALRLVANGWDNAVFRLGDDLAVRMPRRSTAAHLIEHEQEWLPSIAARVPVAVPVPLHAGSPAAEFPWPWSIVPWFAGRSAASVDPASRAGMARPLADFVHALAVPAPAGAPRNPYRGVPLADREEVVWERLAGRRVHRAAELAVLWDHLVQVEPWSGPPLWVHGDLHPGNIVVTDAAPDVAGESVDLVAVVDFGDLTAGDPATDLAVAWLAFDVGGRAAFRARMDELGPYDDATWQRARAWALVWATAVADSTDGDGPISAIGRHAASQVLLEE; this is encoded by the coding sequence GTGCCGGACGCTCCGGATGCCGACATCGTCGTCGACCCGCACCTCGTCGAGCGTCTCGTGCGCAGCCAGCGCCCCGATCTGGTCGGCGCGTTGCGGCTCGTGGCCAACGGCTGGGACAACGCCGTCTTCAGGCTCGGCGACGACCTCGCGGTGCGGATGCCGCGACGCAGCACGGCAGCTCACCTCATCGAGCACGAGCAGGAGTGGCTGCCGTCGATCGCCGCCCGCGTTCCCGTCGCCGTTCCGGTTCCGCTGCACGCTGGAAGCCCCGCCGCCGAGTTCCCCTGGCCGTGGTCGATCGTGCCCTGGTTCGCGGGACGGTCGGCGGCATCCGTCGACCCGGCATCGCGAGCCGGGATGGCACGGCCGCTCGCCGACTTCGTGCACGCGCTCGCCGTTCCGGCACCCGCCGGGGCCCCTCGCAATCCCTATCGGGGCGTGCCGTTGGCCGATCGCGAAGAGGTCGTCTGGGAACGCCTCGCCGGACGCCGGGTGCACCGCGCCGCCGAGCTCGCCGTGCTGTGGGATCACCTCGTGCAGGTGGAACCCTGGTCGGGGCCGCCGCTCTGGGTGCACGGCGACCTGCATCCCGGCAACATCGTGGTGACGGATGCCGCCCCCGATGTGGCCGGAGAGTCCGTTGACCTCGTCGCCGTCGTCGACTTCGGGGACCTCACCGCCGGCGACCCGGCTACGGACCTTGCGGTGGCGTGGCTGGCCTTCGATGTCGGCGGGCGGGCGGCGTTCCGCGCACGCATGGACGAACTCGGGCCCTATGACGACGCAACGTGGCAGCGCGCCCGCGCCTGGGCGCTCGTGTGGGCCACCGCCGTGGCCGACTCCACGGACGGCGATGGACCGATCTCGGCGATCGGCAGGCACGCCGCCTCCCAGGTTTTGCTCGAGGAGTGA